A stretch of Caenibius tardaugens NBRC 16725 DNA encodes these proteins:
- a CDS encoding DUF3576 domain-containing protein, with the protein MLVAAALASLGACGKKERPKADIAAAKVTTIGVNAYLWKASLETLSFMPLLQTDSAGGVIVTDWYANPRNPAERMKVSVTILDQDLRADALRVAASRQVAVGGGTWVEAPIEAATIQKLEDIILTKARELRRSAIAG; encoded by the coding sequence CTGCTTGTCGCCGCCGCGCTTGCCAGCCTTGGCGCATGCGGCAAGAAAGAGCGGCCGAAGGCCGATATCGCAGCCGCCAAGGTCACCACGATCGGCGTGAATGCCTATCTCTGGAAAGCCAGCCTCGAAACACTCTCGTTCATGCCCTTGCTCCAGACGGACAGTGCTGGCGGCGTGATCGTGACGGACTGGTACGCCAATCCCCGCAATCCGGCGGAACGCATGAAAGTATCCGTGACGATTCTGGATCAGGATCTGCGCGCCGATGCTCTGCGTGTTGCAGCCAGCCGCCAGGTCGCGGTCGGTGGCGGAACCTGGGTGGAAGCGCCGATTGAGGCCGCTACGATCCAGAAGCTGGAAGATATCATTCTGACCAAGGCGCGTGAATTGCGGCGGTCGGCTATCGCCGGCTGA
- the leuS gene encoding leucine--tRNA ligase — protein MSENRFNPSLADGRWQRAWEDAQSFKADSNSSKPKSYVLEMFPYPSGRIHIGHVRNYTMGDVLARYKRMRGHEVLHPMGWDAFGMPAENAAMEKGVHPGGWTRENIANMKAQLKRLGFALDWSREIATCEPDYYGQEQALFLDLYEGGLVYRKESAVNWDPVDQTVLANEQVIDGRGWRSGALVEKRKLSQWFLKITDFAQDLLDGLGGLENWPDKVRLMQENWIGKSQGLQFRFQVIPSAEGEGPNVTLFEPGKDAEIEVFTTRPDTIFGASFVAIAADHPVAQALAAGNPDAAAFVEQCRQGGTTAAEIETQEKFGYDTGLRLRHPFQDQALPLYIANFVLMDYGTGAVFGCPAHDQRDLDFARKYALPVTRVIAEGFDTDRVFAGDEAYTGPGTLVNSQFLDGMDVEAAKADVIARAEAGGWGNGTTVWRLRDWGVSRQRYWGTPIPFVHCGTCGVVPVPKAQLPVTLPEDVDFSTPGNPLLRHPTWKHVDCPKCGGKAERETDTLDTFVDSSWYFLRFASQPSDKPFDREELAKWLPVEQYIGGIEHAILHLLYARFWTRALQHIGKIDFAEPFASLFTQGMVTHETYSRVDPGNGQPVYFSPGEIDRGSDSAVLKTDGAPVDVGRVIKMSKSKKNVVDPDEIVARYGADAVRWFMLSDSPPERDLPWSEAGIEGCWRFVQRLWRLFAQYDAQAVGEDKALDRKTHQAVAAIADDIEALSFNKAVARIYELASAVDKAGPSASRSNAIRTILLLASPMMPHLAEEAWAQAGHAGLIADAAWPDVDPALLVEDEVTVAVQVKGKLRDTLTVAKGLPNEELEALALASEKVQRTLDGAQVRKVIVVPDRLVNIVA, from the coding sequence ATGAGCGAGAACCGTTTTAACCCGTCGCTGGCCGACGGGCGCTGGCAGCGTGCGTGGGAAGACGCGCAAAGCTTCAAGGCCGACAGCAACAGCTCGAAGCCGAAAAGCTACGTGCTGGAGATGTTCCCCTATCCTTCGGGGCGCATCCATATCGGCCACGTCCGCAATTACACGATGGGCGATGTGCTGGCCCGCTACAAGCGGATGCGCGGCCATGAAGTGCTGCACCCGATGGGGTGGGATGCTTTCGGCATGCCGGCGGAAAACGCGGCCATGGAAAAGGGCGTGCATCCGGGCGGATGGACGCGGGAAAATATCGCCAACATGAAGGCGCAGCTCAAGCGCCTCGGTTTCGCGCTCGACTGGAGCCGCGAAATCGCCACGTGCGAACCGGATTATTACGGTCAGGAACAGGCGCTGTTTCTCGATCTCTATGAAGGCGGGCTGGTCTATCGCAAGGAAAGCGCGGTCAACTGGGATCCGGTTGACCAGACCGTGCTGGCCAACGAACAGGTGATCGACGGGCGCGGCTGGCGCTCGGGCGCGCTGGTGGAAAAGCGCAAGCTGAGCCAGTGGTTCCTGAAAATCACCGATTTTGCCCAGGATCTGCTCGACGGATTGGGCGGGCTGGAAAACTGGCCCGACAAGGTGCGCCTGATGCAGGAAAACTGGATCGGCAAGAGCCAGGGCCTGCAATTCCGTTTCCAGGTTATCCCTTCCGCAGAAGGGGAAGGCCCGAACGTCACCCTGTTCGAACCGGGCAAGGATGCGGAGATCGAGGTCTTCACTACCCGTCCGGACACGATTTTCGGCGCCAGTTTCGTGGCGATTGCGGCGGATCACCCGGTTGCGCAGGCGCTCGCCGCCGGCAATCCCGATGCCGCTGCCTTTGTCGAGCAATGCCGTCAGGGCGGCACGACCGCGGCCGAGATCGAAACGCAGGAAAAGTTCGGATACGATACCGGCCTGCGTCTTCGCCATCCGTTCCAGGATCAGGCGCTGCCGCTCTACATCGCCAATTTCGTGCTGATGGATTACGGCACCGGGGCGGTGTTCGGTTGTCCGGCACACGATCAGCGCGATCTCGATTTCGCCCGTAAATACGCCTTGCCGGTGACGCGCGTCATCGCCGAAGGTTTTGACACCGATCGGGTGTTTGCCGGCGATGAAGCCTATACCGGGCCGGGTACGCTGGTGAATTCACAGTTCCTTGACGGGATGGATGTCGAAGCCGCCAAGGCGGATGTCATCGCCCGCGCCGAAGCTGGCGGCTGGGGCAACGGCACAACCGTGTGGCGCCTTCGTGACTGGGGCGTTTCGCGCCAGCGGTACTGGGGCACGCCGATTCCGTTCGTCCATTGCGGGACATGCGGTGTTGTCCCCGTGCCCAAGGCACAGTTGCCGGTAACGCTGCCTGAGGATGTCGATTTCTCGACGCCGGGCAATCCGCTGCTGCGCCATCCGACCTGGAAACATGTCGATTGCCCCAAATGCGGCGGCAAGGCGGAACGGGAAACCGATACGCTCGACACATTTGTCGACAGTTCGTGGTATTTCCTCCGCTTCGCCAGCCAGCCGTCGGACAAGCCGTTCGACCGGGAAGAACTGGCCAAGTGGCTGCCGGTGGAACAGTATATCGGCGGGATCGAACATGCGATCCTGCACCTGCTCTACGCCCGGTTCTGGACGCGCGCGCTGCAACATATCGGCAAGATCGATTTCGCGGAACCGTTTGCCAGCCTGTTTACGCAGGGCATGGTCACGCACGAAACTTATTCGCGTGTCGATCCCGGCAATGGCCAGCCGGTCTATTTCAGCCCAGGCGAGATCGATCGCGGAAGCGATAGTGCCGTGCTTAAGACGGATGGTGCACCGGTCGATGTGGGCCGCGTGATCAAGATGTCCAAGTCGAAGAAGAACGTCGTCGACCCGGACGAGATTGTCGCGCGTTATGGCGCCGATGCGGTGCGGTGGTTTATGCTGTCGGACAGCCCGCCCGAACGCGATCTGCCGTGGTCGGAAGCCGGGATCGAAGGTTGCTGGCGTTTCGTGCAGCGCCTGTGGCGCCTGTTCGCCCAGTACGACGCGCAGGCCGTGGGCGAAGACAAGGCGCTGGATCGCAAGACCCATCAGGCTGTTGCCGCCATTGCCGACGATATCGAGGCGCTGTCGTTCAACAAGGCGGTGGCGCGGATCTACGAACTGGCGTCGGCGGTCGACAAGGCCGGTCCTTCGGCCAGCCGGTCGAATGCGATTCGCACAATTCTGCTGCTGGCCTCGCCAATGATGCCGCACCTTGCCGAAGAAGCCTGGGCACAGGCCGGTCATGCCGGGCTGATTGCCGATGCCGCCTGGCCGGATGTCGATCCGGCCTTGCTGGTGGAGGACGAGGTTACTGTGGCGGTGCAGGTCAAGGGCAAGCTGCGCGATACGCTGACCGTTGCCAAAGGCCTGCCCAATGAAGAGCTTGAGGCGCTTGCACTGGCTTCCGAGAAAGTGCAGCGTACGCTGGATGGAGCCCAGGTGCGCAAGGTGATCGTGGTGCCCGACCGTTTGGTGAATATCGTCGCATGA
- the lptE gene encoding LPS assembly lipoprotein LptE, giving the protein MKRLTPLLLAVACTALAGCGLQPMYAGGSKGAIARGLANVDVVPIEGRAGWLLRNALRDRLAPSGVDQGAARYVLTVKLDEDLTGLGLLGNDTIGRERFTLRARYQLVDATNGETVLDATAGSDAGIDVVSSEYAIIAAEQTARENLARDLADRIVTSIALRMNRREQAAK; this is encoded by the coding sequence ATGAAGCGGTTGACCCCGCTTCTTCTGGCTGTGGCCTGCACCGCGCTGGCGGGATGCGGGCTGCAACCGATGTATGCCGGGGGTAGCAAGGGGGCGATCGCACGCGGATTGGCCAATGTCGACGTCGTCCCGATCGAAGGGCGGGCAGGCTGGTTGCTGCGCAATGCCCTGCGCGATCGGTTGGCCCCCAGCGGGGTGGATCAGGGCGCGGCGCGTTATGTGCTGACGGTGAAGCTCGACGAAGACCTGACCGGGTTGGGCCTGCTGGGCAACGACACGATCGGTCGTGAACGGTTTACCCTGCGCGCCCGCTATCAACTGGTCGATGCGACGAACGGCGAAACCGTGCTGGATGCCACTGCGGGTTCCGATGCGGGGATCGATGTGGTCAGTTCCGAATATGCAATTATCGCTGCGGAACAGACAGCGCGCGAAAACCTCGCCCGCGATCTGGCTGACCGGATCGTGACGAGCATCGCATTGCGCATGAACCGCCGGGAACAGGCGGCCAAGTGA
- the holA gene encoding DNA polymerase III subunit delta — protein MKATQRDFAASAPKAVRQCGVFFFCGQDEAGASMAADRIAAMLDDPGERVELSGAELRRDPVRLGDEARSTSLFGGNRHILIRANGDEAHDALKILLETKDAGEGAACPVLIVAGAATDKSRTAKLLEPRDDCLVAMFYPPDLAAVTSTVRQMADAAGVRLGGDLAERIARSSGLDVRLAQSEVTKLATFLDASAQAPRTADAEALDAIGAKTEEDGFMPLVNAVLSGEVSRLAGELKRMRDLSLNPVGLLLAFERRAAQLAQLAAKVGPRGDVAALLEQETRARRIFFRDKRDLAVQLRRWQGRRLERLVQRLVALHRTLMSNNQSAEILLAQELAEIARAASDKR, from the coding sequence GTGAAGGCGACGCAGCGCGATTTTGCCGCCTCCGCCCCCAAGGCGGTGCGGCAATGCGGGGTTTTCTTCTTCTGCGGACAGGATGAAGCTGGCGCATCGATGGCGGCGGACAGGATTGCCGCGATGCTCGACGATCCGGGTGAACGGGTGGAACTGTCGGGCGCGGAACTGCGGCGCGATCCGGTGCGCCTGGGGGACGAGGCGCGTTCAACCTCGTTGTTCGGCGGCAATCGCCATATCCTGATCCGCGCCAATGGCGATGAAGCGCACGATGCGCTGAAAATTCTGCTCGAAACCAAGGATGCGGGCGAAGGCGCCGCTTGCCCCGTGCTGATCGTTGCCGGGGCCGCCACGGACAAGTCGCGCACGGCCAAGTTGCTCGAACCGCGGGACGATTGCCTGGTGGCCATGTTCTACCCGCCCGATCTTGCCGCCGTGACGTCAACCGTACGGCAGATGGCCGATGCGGCCGGGGTGCGGCTGGGCGGCGATCTGGCGGAACGGATTGCCCGGTCGTCCGGTCTCGATGTCCGGCTGGCACAGTCGGAAGTGACCAAGCTGGCAACCTTTCTTGACGCCAGTGCGCAGGCCCCGCGCACGGCCGATGCCGAAGCGCTCGACGCGATTGGCGCGAAGACGGAAGAAGATGGTTTCATGCCACTCGTCAATGCGGTGCTGTCGGGCGAAGTTTCCCGCCTTGCGGGTGAATTGAAGCGCATGCGCGATCTTTCTCTCAATCCTGTGGGCCTCTTGCTGGCCTTTGAACGTCGCGCGGCGCAACTTGCGCAACTCGCGGCGAAAGTGGGCCCCCGGGGCGATGTGGCGGCCTTGCTGGAACAGGAAACCCGGGCGCGGCGGATATTCTTCCGCGATAAACGCGATCTCGCGGTGCAACTGCGCCGTTGGCAGGGGCGGCGGCTGGAACGGCTGGTGCAACGGCTCGTGGCGCTGCACCGCACGCTGATGTCCAACAACCAGTCGGCGGAAATATTGCTGGCGCAGGAACTGGCCGAAATTGCCCGCGCGGCTTCCGATAAACGCTGA
- the lptA gene encoding lipopolysaccharide transport periplasmic protein LptA gives MKRHAFTSLRYAAAGFVLTLTAMGGVQLYAQALKGHNTKAPVNFAADRIELQDRQDRVVLSGNVDITQGELRLKAARTTVDYTNAGSLTVQRITATGGVNVTRGTESAQGNVGIYDFNNRVITLVGNVALRRGGDTLNGQRLTMDLDTGVSSVDGRGGAGGGTNGGRVTGTFSVPG, from the coding sequence ATGAAGCGCCACGCATTTACCTCCCTCCGCTATGCCGCGGCCGGTTTTGTGCTGACTCTGACGGCAATGGGCGGGGTGCAGCTCTATGCCCAGGCGCTGAAAGGCCATAACACGAAGGCCCCGGTCAATTTCGCAGCCGACCGGATCGAATTGCAGGACCGGCAGGACCGCGTGGTGCTGTCGGGCAATGTCGACATCACGCAGGGGGAACTGCGGCTGAAGGCGGCCCGTACCACGGTGGACTATACCAATGCCGGTTCGCTGACCGTGCAACGGATTACCGCAACCGGCGGTGTCAATGTCACGCGCGGCACGGAAAGCGCGCAGGGCAATGTCGGGATTTACGACTTCAACAACCGGGTCATCACGCTGGTCGGCAATGTCGCCCTGCGCCGTGGCGGCGATACGTTGAATGGCCAACGCCTGACCATGGATCTCGATACCGGGGTGTCCAGTGTCGACGGGCGCGGCGGTGCGGGTGGCGGAACCAACGGTGGCCGTGTAACCGGGACCTTCTCGGTCCCAGGCTGA
- a CDS encoding ribonuclease D encodes MAVYFHEEDLPEGVLAPGPVAVDTETMGLITPRDRLCVVQISDGKGDEHLIRFGVNSAYDAPNLKAVLADPERVKIYHYARFDLAAIQHYLGVMAAPVFCTKIASKLTRTYTDRHGLKNLVSELLGKEISKQQQSSDWGAPVLNDAQREYAASDVRYLHQLRDVFVERLARENRTHIAQACFDFLPARALLDLAGWPEHDIFSHE; translated from the coding sequence ATGGCTGTCTATTTTCATGAAGAAGATCTGCCCGAGGGCGTGCTTGCGCCCGGGCCGGTTGCCGTCGATACCGAAACCATGGGGCTGATCACCCCGCGCGATCGTTTGTGCGTGGTGCAGATCAGCGACGGAAAGGGTGACGAACACCTGATCCGTTTCGGTGTGAACAGCGCTTACGATGCGCCCAATCTCAAGGCGGTGCTGGCTGATCCGGAACGGGTGAAAATCTATCACTATGCCCGATTCGATCTTGCCGCGATCCAGCATTATCTGGGCGTGATGGCGGCACCGGTGTTCTGCACGAAGATCGCCAGCAAGCTGACCCGCACCTATACCGACCGTCACGGCCTGAAAAATCTCGTGAGCGAGCTTCTGGGCAAGGAAATTTCCAAGCAGCAGCAATCGAGCGACTGGGGCGCCCCGGTGCTGAACGATGCGCAGCGGGAATATGCGGCATCCGACGTGCGCTATCTACACCAGTTGCGCGATGTGTTCGTGGAACGGCTGGCACGCGAAAACCGCACGCATATCGCACAGGCCTGCTTCGATTTTCTTCCGGCGCGCGCGCTGCTTGATCTGGCGGGCTGGCCGGAACACGATATATTCAGCCACGAATGA
- the ung gene encoding uracil-DNA glycosylase, translated as MSDTVPSSWQPAVQPALDTAEARKLGGWLRAEEAAGKAIFPPRGTRLRALELTPLDAVKVVILGQDPYHGPGQAHGLSFSVPEGVRPPPSLVNIFKELRGDLEIAPPGHGNLEGWARQGVLLLNNALTVESGQAGSHAGKGWDAITDAAVAAVAERAEPSVFILWGSHAQAKAARIPALRDNSRHLILRSVHPSPLSAHRGFFGSKPFSQANAFLEAHGRGAIDWQL; from the coding sequence ATGAGCGACACCGTTCCTTCAAGCTGGCAGCCTGCCGTGCAACCTGCCCTGGACACCGCAGAAGCGCGGAAACTGGGGGGCTGGTTGCGGGCGGAAGAAGCCGCGGGAAAAGCCATTTTTCCGCCGCGCGGCACGCGTTTGCGGGCGCTTGAACTGACTCCGCTGGATGCGGTCAAGGTCGTGATTCTGGGGCAAGATCCCTATCACGGGCCGGGGCAGGCGCACGGGCTCAGTTTCTCGGTACCCGAAGGGGTGCGTCCGCCGCCGTCGCTGGTGAATATCTTCAAGGAATTGCGCGGCGACCTGGAGATCGCACCACCCGGACATGGCAATCTCGAAGGATGGGCGCGGCAGGGGGTCTTGCTGCTCAACAATGCGTTGACTGTCGAATCGGGACAGGCCGGATCGCACGCCGGAAAAGGCTGGGATGCGATTACCGACGCGGCTGTGGCGGCCGTGGCGGAGCGTGCCGAGCCATCGGTTTTCATCCTTTGGGGCAGCCACGCACAGGCCAAGGCGGCGCGCATTCCCGCGCTGCGGGACAACAGCCGGCATCTGATCCTGCGATCGGTGCATCCCAGCCCACTGTCCGCCCATCGCGGTTTTTTCGGATCGAAACCGTTCAGCCAGGCCAACGCGTTTCTCGAAGCGCATGGGCGCGGTGCCATCGACTGGCAGTTGTAG
- a CDS encoding glutamate synthase subunit beta yields the protein MGKETGFLEYERKDRGYLDPKERVKNYKEFVVPLAEGDLRTQAARCMNCGIPYCHNGCPVNNMIPDWNHLTYEGDWRDALEVLHSTNNFPEFTGRICPAPCEASCTLNIVDTPVSIKSIECAIVDRGWKEGWIEPQVPAKRTGKSVAVVGSGPAGMACAQQLARAGHSVTLFEKNDRIGGLLRYGIPDFKMEKHLIERRKKQMEAEGVTVRTSTEIGVDVSFRSLKENFDAVVLSGGAEDPRGLQIPGAELPGLHFAMDFLTQQNKRNAGDDERTAAPDGSLLATGKHVVVIGGGDTGSDCVGTSNRQGAASVTQLEIMPKPPVKENKALTWPDWPLKLRTSSSHDEGVDRDWAVLTKRVVGENEVTGLECVRVEWNNGKMEEVPGSEFTLKADLIFLAMGFLGPRKPGMIDQSGVTLTDRGNVDANVQDYKTSEDMVFACGDMRRGQSLVVWAIREGRQCARAVDEALMGVSELPR from the coding sequence ATGGGTAAGGAAACCGGATTTCTCGAGTACGAGCGGAAAGACCGTGGCTATCTCGATCCGAAGGAACGGGTAAAGAATTACAAGGAATTTGTTGTTCCGCTGGCCGAGGGTGATCTGCGCACCCAGGCGGCGCGCTGCATGAACTGCGGCATTCCGTACTGCCATAACGGCTGCCCGGTGAACAACATGATCCCGGACTGGAACCACCTGACGTATGAAGGCGACTGGCGCGATGCGCTGGAAGTCCTGCATTCGACCAACAACTTCCCGGAATTCACCGGCCGCATCTGCCCCGCCCCGTGCGAGGCGAGCTGCACGCTGAACATCGTCGATACGCCGGTCAGCATCAAGTCGATCGAATGCGCCATTGTCGATCGTGGATGGAAAGAAGGCTGGATCGAGCCGCAAGTCCCGGCGAAGCGCACGGGCAAATCGGTTGCGGTCGTCGGTTCGGGTCCGGCGGGCATGGCCTGCGCCCAGCAATTGGCGCGCGCTGGCCATTCCGTGACCCTGTTCGAAAAGAACGACCGGATTGGCGGACTGCTGCGTTACGGCATTCCCGACTTCAAGATGGAAAAGCATCTGATCGAGCGTCGCAAGAAGCAGATGGAAGCCGAAGGCGTGACAGTACGTACTTCGACCGAAATCGGCGTGGACGTGTCGTTCAGGTCGCTGAAGGAAAACTTCGACGCGGTTGTGCTGTCTGGCGGTGCGGAAGATCCGCGCGGCCTGCAAATCCCCGGGGCGGAACTGCCGGGCCTCCATTTCGCGATGGATTTCCTGACCCAGCAGAACAAGCGCAATGCCGGCGATGATGAACGCACCGCCGCGCCGGACGGTTCGCTGCTGGCAACCGGCAAGCATGTCGTCGTGATCGGCGGCGGCGATACGGGCAGCGACTGCGTCGGCACCTCCAACCGTCAGGGCGCCGCCAGCGTGACCCAGCTTGAAATCATGCCCAAGCCGCCGGTGAAGGAAAACAAGGCTCTGACCTGGCCCGATTGGCCGCTCAAGCTGCGCACCTCGAGCAGCCATGACGAAGGTGTGGACCGCGACTGGGCCGTGCTGACCAAGCGCGTCGTCGGTGAAAACGAGGTCACCGGCCTCGAATGCGTCCGCGTCGAATGGAACAACGGCAAGATGGAAGAAGTGCCGGGCAGCGAATTCACGCTGAAGGCCGACCTGATCTTCCTGGCGATGGGCTTCCTCGGCCCGCGCAAGCCCGGCATGATCGATCAGTCCGGCGTCACCCTGACCGACCGCGGCAATGTCGACGCCAATGTGCAGGACTACAAGACCAGCGAAGACATGGTTTTCGCTTGCGGCGATATGCGCCGTGGCCAGAGCCTGGTCGTCTGGGCGATCCGCGAAGGGCGCCAGTGCGCGCGCGCCGTGGACGAAGCCCTGATGGGGGTCAGCGAACTGCCGCGCTGA